A window of the Helianthus annuus cultivar XRQ/B chromosome 4, HanXRQr2.0-SUNRISE, whole genome shotgun sequence genome harbors these coding sequences:
- the LOC110938235 gene encoding cyclin-D3-1 isoform X2 — MTTCKFVEQVHEDEDELTHQDSSAIHPLDLQDLCWEHEELVSLFTKEEEQQKQTPWPSSCTLSFRKEAVDWILKVKGCHGFTPLTAILAINYLDRFLSSLHFQKANTPWMIHLVAVTCLSLAAKIQETHVPLLLDLQLEESKFLFEAKNIQKMELLVMSTLKWRMNLVTPISFLDHIVRRLGLSNHLHWDFFKKCEAMILYLVADSRFVCYKPSVLATATMLCVVEEIDPTNSIGYKSQLLDLLKTTKDHINECYKLVMDLSYDNHNKGKRDENERTIYPVSPAGFIGFMCHESSNDS, encoded by the exons ATGACAACCTGCAAGTTCGTTG AACAAGTtcatgaagatgaagatgagttAACACATCAAGATTCCTCTGCAATCCATCCATTAGACCTACAAGATTTGTGTTGGGAACATGAAGAACTTGTCTCTCTTTTcacaaaagaagaagaacaacaaaaGCAAACCCCTTGGCcttcttcttgtactttgtcttttCGTAAAGAGGCTGTGGATTGGATCCTTAAAGTCAAAGGTTGTCATGGATTCACACCTCTAACAGCCATTTTAGCCATCAATTATCTTGATCGGTTTCTGTCCAGTCTCCATTTTCAGAAAGCTAACACACCTTGGATGATTCACCTTGTTGCTGTTACTTGTCTTTCTTTGGCTGCTAAAATTCAAGAAACTCATGTGCCTTTGCTCTTAGATCTTCag CTAGAGGAGAGTAAGTTCTTGTTTGAGGCCAAGAACATACAAAAGATGGAGCTTTTGGTGATGTCAACACTGAAATGGAGGATGAACCTAGTGACACCAATCTCATTTCTTGATCACATTGTAAGAAGGCTTGGATTATCAAATCATCTTCATTGGGATTTCTTCAAGAAATGTGAAGCTATGATTCTTTACCTAGTGGCTG ATTCAAGATTTGTGTGCTATAAACCATCTGTGTTGGCAACCGCTACAATGCTTTGTGTTGTAGAGGAAATCGACCCGACCAATTCCATTGGCTACAAAAGTCAACTTCTGGATCTTCTCAAAACCACTAAG GACCACATAAATGAGTGTTACAAGCTTGTTATGGATCTATCCTATGATAATCACAACAAAGGAAAGCGTGATGAAAACGAGAGAACAATTTATCCGGTTAGTCCAGCTGGTTTTATTGGTTTTATGTGCCACGAAAGTTCAAATGATTCATGA
- the LOC110938235 gene encoding cyclin-D3-1 isoform X1, with the protein MAILSRYSSSNTLFCIEEQVHEDEDELTHQDSSAIHPLDLQDLCWEHEELVSLFTKEEEQQKQTPWPSSCTLSFRKEAVDWILKVKGCHGFTPLTAILAINYLDRFLSSLHFQKANTPWMIHLVAVTCLSLAAKIQETHVPLLLDLQLEESKFLFEAKNIQKMELLVMSTLKWRMNLVTPISFLDHIVRRLGLSNHLHWDFFKKCEAMILYLVADSRFVCYKPSVLATATMLCVVEEIDPTNSIGYKSQLLDLLKTTKDHINECYKLVMDLSYDNHNKGKRDENERTIYPVSPAGFIGFMCHESSNDS; encoded by the exons ATGGCCATTTTATCACGATATTCATCTTCGAACACACTCTTCTGCATTGAAGAACAAGTtcatgaagatgaagatgagttAACACATCAAGATTCCTCTGCAATCCATCCATTAGACCTACAAGATTTGTGTTGGGAACATGAAGAACTTGTCTCTCTTTTcacaaaagaagaagaacaacaaaaGCAAACCCCTTGGCcttcttcttgtactttgtcttttCGTAAAGAGGCTGTGGATTGGATCCTTAAAGTCAAAGGTTGTCATGGATTCACACCTCTAACAGCCATTTTAGCCATCAATTATCTTGATCGGTTTCTGTCCAGTCTCCATTTTCAGAAAGCTAACACACCTTGGATGATTCACCTTGTTGCTGTTACTTGTCTTTCTTTGGCTGCTAAAATTCAAGAAACTCATGTGCCTTTGCTCTTAGATCTTCag CTAGAGGAGAGTAAGTTCTTGTTTGAGGCCAAGAACATACAAAAGATGGAGCTTTTGGTGATGTCAACACTGAAATGGAGGATGAACCTAGTGACACCAATCTCATTTCTTGATCACATTGTAAGAAGGCTTGGATTATCAAATCATCTTCATTGGGATTTCTTCAAGAAATGTGAAGCTATGATTCTTTACCTAGTGGCTG ATTCAAGATTTGTGTGCTATAAACCATCTGTGTTGGCAACCGCTACAATGCTTTGTGTTGTAGAGGAAATCGACCCGACCAATTCCATTGGCTACAAAAGTCAACTTCTGGATCTTCTCAAAACCACTAAG GACCACATAAATGAGTGTTACAAGCTTGTTATGGATCTATCCTATGATAATCACAACAAAGGAAAGCGTGATGAAAACGAGAGAACAATTTATCCGGTTAGTCCAGCTGGTTTTATTGGTTTTATGTGCCACGAAAGTTCAAATGATTCATGA